The proteins below come from a single Saccharophagus degradans 2-40 genomic window:
- a CDS encoding sugar kinase, whose protein sequence is MRLAAIGECMLELSPANQTDYSLGFGGDTLNTAIYFARLGGEVDFVTALGDDHLSENMIRAWDKENVGTSLVKRTPGALPGLYMIQTDDEGERSFHYWRKNAPARTLIEDWPEVLTNLNAFPAIYLSGITLSLYSPQSRTALFNFLDEYRAQNGQVIFDINYRPASWPDKTEALATFDEMLKRTDTALPSFDDEKLLHGEHSKTECLERYLTAGAKEVVIKDGVNGCLLHTNNQSVLLPVPAKVTPVDTTAAGDSFNGAYLAARLNGASAERAVAQGQACAALVIQHRGAIVPINAFRASDIKNN, encoded by the coding sequence TTGAGATTAGCCGCCATTGGAGAATGCATGCTGGAGCTTTCTCCCGCAAACCAAACGGATTACTCGCTAGGTTTTGGAGGAGATACGTTAAACACCGCCATTTACTTCGCTAGATTAGGTGGCGAAGTTGATTTTGTAACCGCCCTAGGTGACGACCACCTAAGCGAAAACATGATTCGCGCGTGGGATAAAGAAAACGTAGGTACAAGTCTCGTTAAACGCACGCCCGGCGCCTTACCCGGCCTATACATGATTCAAACCGATGACGAAGGCGAGCGCAGCTTTCACTATTGGCGAAAAAATGCCCCTGCCCGCACACTTATAGAGGATTGGCCCGAAGTTTTAACCAATCTGAATGCGTTCCCAGCTATTTATTTAAGCGGCATTACCCTATCGCTATATTCACCACAAAGCCGCACAGCGCTATTTAATTTTTTAGACGAATACAGAGCGCAAAACGGCCAAGTTATATTCGACATTAACTATCGGCCTGCTAGCTGGCCAGATAAAACCGAAGCGCTAGCCACCTTCGACGAAATGCTTAAGCGCACAGACACGGCCTTACCGAGCTTTGACGACGAAAAATTATTGCACGGTGAACACTCTAAAACAGAATGCCTCGAGCGCTACCTAACCGCAGGCGCTAAAGAAGTTGTTATAAAAGATGGGGTAAACGGCTGCCTACTGCACACAAACAATCAAAGTGTACTGCTACCTGTACCCGCTAAGGTGACACCTGTAGATACAACAGCCGCTGGAGACTCATTTAACGGCGCTTACCTCGCCGCGCGTTTAAATGGCGCCAGCGCCGAAAGAGCTGTGGCGCAAGGCCAAGCATGCGCAGCACTGGTTATTCAGCACCGCGGCGCAATCGTGCCAATAAATGCCTTTAGAGCATCTGATATTAAAAATAATTAA
- a CDS encoding FadR/GntR family transcriptional regulator: MELQAVKTDRLYIKVAEQLSKLVKDGAIKPGERFPAERDLAERLGVSRPTIREAMIALELSGVIEIRTGSGIYVSKKKAKVETQIDSGDKGVGPFEILEIRYILEAEACALAAARITDEQIAQLKEALKEMEEEEKQEDASEKADWKFHSIIAEASQNSAIHSIVNWLWKLRNQSELSTAFLERIRKEGVHPSINDHVRIIEALEKRNPEKARMAMKMHIENATAAAAAYFGKES; the protein is encoded by the coding sequence GTGGAATTGCAGGCGGTTAAAACGGATCGGTTATATATAAAGGTTGCAGAGCAGCTTTCTAAGTTAGTTAAGGATGGCGCTATTAAGCCTGGGGAGCGATTCCCTGCCGAGCGAGACTTGGCGGAACGCTTGGGGGTTAGTAGGCCTACCATTCGCGAGGCGATGATTGCATTAGAGCTTTCTGGTGTAATCGAAATTCGTACCGGTTCTGGTATCTATGTATCTAAAAAGAAAGCCAAAGTCGAAACCCAAATAGACAGTGGCGATAAGGGTGTTGGCCCTTTCGAGATTCTGGAAATTCGTTATATTTTGGAAGCCGAAGCCTGTGCACTGGCTGCAGCACGTATAACAGACGAGCAGATAGCGCAGTTAAAAGAAGCACTTAAAGAGATGGAAGAGGAAGAAAAGCAAGAGGATGCATCGGAAAAAGCCGACTGGAAATTCCACAGCATTATTGCCGAGGCCTCGCAAAACAGCGCCATTCATTCTATTGTGAACTGGTTGTGGAAGCTGCGTAACCAATCTGAGCTAAGCACTGCATTTTTAGAGCGTATTCGCAAAGAAGGTGTGCACCCCTCTATTAACGACCATGTGCGTATTATCGAAGCTTTAGAAAAGCGCAACCCAGAAAAGGCGCGAATGGCTATGAAAATGCACATCGAAAATGCAACAGCGGCTGCTGCAGCGTATTTTGGTAAAGAATCATAG
- a CDS encoding mannitol dehydrogenase family protein produces MSNLHLNYESLSNVLDPVKKPQYTPSEHRSGIVHIGIGAFHKAHQAVFTDDVLNMHGGDWRITAVSLRRPDARDQLEKQNSLYTVVEKSDGEISPRIIGAVEKVLVCPEDPQQVINTIASTDIKIVSLTITEKGYCQKNGTLDTSNVDIAHDLNNLSAPKSMPGLIVAACAARKQNNANGFTVLSCDNLPHNGKITQNVVMRFAEKVDAELASWIATHISFCSTMVDRIVPATTSADLDEVKNLIGLADDAAVICEPFRQWVIEDNFVAGRPQWEDAGALLVADVTPYEDMKLRLLNGSHSALAYLGFLSGFDFIHQAIANPRLLALTKKLMDEDVTPTLNVPSGFDLDAYKAIIRTRFANSRVPYKTTQVANDGSQKLPQRILAVADHLISGGKQPAVIPAIIAAWFQFLEGQDTHGEQHTVNDPLANTLCPLALKHKANDTKQVQELVAASQIFPEGLIANTEFINSIEHYLAKFHAKGVLTTLAELN; encoded by the coding sequence ATGAGTAACCTACACCTAAACTACGAATCTCTTTCGAACGTGCTTGACCCTGTAAAAAAGCCACAGTACACGCCAAGCGAACACCGCAGCGGCATAGTCCATATTGGCATTGGTGCCTTTCACAAAGCGCACCAAGCCGTGTTTACCGACGATGTATTAAACATGCACGGCGGCGACTGGCGCATTACTGCAGTAAGCTTACGCAGGCCCGATGCACGCGATCAACTTGAAAAACAAAACAGTTTATATACCGTCGTAGAAAAATCAGACGGTGAAATTTCACCGCGAATTATTGGCGCGGTGGAAAAAGTTTTGGTTTGCCCCGAAGACCCACAACAAGTCATCAATACAATTGCCAGCACCGACATTAAAATTGTATCGCTAACCATTACTGAAAAAGGCTATTGCCAAAAAAATGGAACCTTAGATACATCCAATGTAGATATCGCTCACGATCTAAATAACTTAAGCGCCCCAAAAAGTATGCCTGGGTTAATTGTCGCAGCTTGCGCGGCAAGAAAGCAAAACAACGCTAATGGCTTTACCGTATTAAGTTGCGATAACTTGCCCCACAACGGCAAAATAACGCAAAACGTTGTAATGCGTTTTGCAGAAAAGGTAGACGCCGAATTAGCCAGCTGGATAGCAACACACATTAGCTTCTGCAGCACTATGGTGGATAGAATTGTACCCGCAACCACCAGCGCCGACTTAGACGAAGTAAAAAATCTTATAGGTCTAGCAGACGATGCCGCCGTTATTTGCGAACCATTTAGGCAGTGGGTAATAGAAGACAATTTTGTGGCGGGTAGACCGCAGTGGGAAGACGCCGGCGCACTACTTGTTGCCGATGTAACCCCCTACGAAGACATGAAATTACGCTTACTAAATGGCAGCCATTCAGCGCTGGCTTATTTAGGTTTTTTATCTGGCTTCGACTTCATTCATCAAGCCATCGCCAACCCTCGCTTACTGGCGTTAACCAAAAAACTAATGGATGAAGACGTAACCCCTACCCTAAATGTACCTTCGGGGTTCGATTTAGACGCGTATAAAGCAATTATTCGCACACGCTTCGCCAATAGCCGAGTACCCTACAAAACAACGCAAGTAGCAAATGACGGCTCGCAAAAACTGCCACAACGTATTCTTGCAGTTGCGGATCACTTAATATCAGGTGGCAAACAGCCCGCTGTAATTCCAGCCATTATCGCCGCATGGTTTCAGTTTTTAGAGGGCCAAGATACTCATGGCGAGCAACATACGGTTAACGACCCGCTAGCAAACACACTTTGCCCTCTTGCGCTTAAGCACAAGGCTAACGACACCAAACAGGTACAAGAGCTAGTTGCAGCAAGTCAAATATTCCCAGAAGGCTTAATAGCGAATACTGAGTTTATTAATAGCATTGAACATTATCTTGCTAAATTTCATGCAAAAGGGGTGTTGACCACACTCGCTGAATTAAACTAA
- the uxaC gene encoding glucuronate isomerase translates to MTNPLNLHPDRLFPAAPAARDIARRLYNDIKNLPIVSPHGHTDPQWFAANQNFSNPAELLIKPDHYVFRMLYSQGIRLESIGLKNKEGAPSETDARKIWQIFADHYYLFRGTPSQMWMDYVLHEVFGVTHQLCNQTANTIYDSINEQLATDAFKPRALFERFNIELLATTESPLDNLAHHQTILDSGWTGRVITAFRPDPVVDPEFEGFSQNIDKLAELTGEDVSTFNGYLKALANRREYFKRYGATSTDHGHPSALTADLSQSEKENLYLLARSGEISAQEAELFRGQMLTEMAAMSLDDGLVIQIHPGCYRNHNQQIFAQFGRDKGADLPLATEYVHNLKPLLDKFGNNPDLTIILFTLDETSYSRELAPLAGHYPALKLGPAWWFHDSPEGMRRYRQQITETAGFYNTVGFNDDTRAFLSIPARHDVARRMDCGFLAELVADHRLSENDAHELAVDLTYNLVKKAYKL, encoded by the coding sequence GTGACTAACCCATTAAATTTACACCCAGATCGTTTGTTCCCCGCCGCGCCAGCAGCTCGCGACATAGCGCGTAGGCTATACAACGATATTAAAAACCTGCCGATTGTTAGCCCTCACGGTCATACAGACCCACAGTGGTTTGCCGCCAATCAAAATTTTAGCAATCCTGCAGAGCTGCTTATTAAGCCAGACCACTATGTATTTAGAATGCTCTACAGCCAAGGCATTCGGCTTGAGTCTATAGGCTTAAAGAATAAAGAAGGCGCGCCAAGCGAAACAGACGCAAGAAAGATTTGGCAGATATTTGCCGATCACTACTATTTATTTCGCGGTACCCCTTCACAAATGTGGATGGACTACGTGTTACACGAAGTATTTGGTGTAACCCACCAACTATGCAATCAAACAGCAAACACTATATACGACTCTATAAACGAACAGCTGGCAACCGATGCATTCAAACCACGCGCCCTATTCGAACGCTTTAATATAGAACTTCTCGCTACAACAGAGTCCCCTTTAGACAACCTAGCGCACCACCAAACTATTTTAGATTCAGGTTGGACAGGCCGCGTAATTACAGCTTTTAGGCCCGACCCAGTCGTCGACCCCGAATTTGAAGGCTTTAGTCAAAATATTGATAAGCTTGCTGAGTTAACGGGTGAAGATGTATCCACCTTTAACGGTTACTTAAAAGCGCTCGCTAACAGACGTGAATATTTTAAACGCTACGGGGCAACATCTACTGATCACGGTCATCCATCTGCGCTCACTGCCGACTTATCGCAAAGCGAAAAAGAAAACCTTTACTTGCTCGCGCGCAGTGGCGAGATAAGCGCCCAAGAGGCCGAGCTGTTCCGCGGCCAAATGCTTACCGAAATGGCAGCAATGAGCCTAGACGACGGCTTAGTTATACAGATCCACCCAGGCTGCTACCGCAACCACAACCAACAAATATTCGCTCAGTTTGGCAGAGACAAAGGGGCAGACTTGCCACTTGCAACCGAGTATGTACACAACCTAAAGCCGTTGCTCGACAAGTTTGGTAACAATCCAGATTTAACTATTATTTTATTCACGCTAGATGAAACAAGTTATAGCCGCGAGCTGGCGCCGCTAGCAGGGCATTACCCCGCGCTAAAACTTGGCCCTGCTTGGTGGTTCCACGACAGCCCCGAAGGTATGCGCCGCTATCGCCAACAAATTACCGAGACAGCCGGTTTTTACAATACCGTTGGCTTTAACGACGACACACGTGCATTTTTATCTATACCGGCACGTCATGATGTTGCACGCAGAATGGATTGCGGCTTTCTAGCAGAACTTGTGGCCGACCACCGCTTAAGCGAAAACGATGCCCATGAGCTAGCCGTCGACCTAACCTACAACCTCGTTAAAAAGGCGTACAAACTATAA